One Ctenopharyngodon idella isolate HZGC_01 chromosome 9, HZGC01, whole genome shotgun sequence DNA window includes the following coding sequences:
- the tnfaip6 gene encoding tumor necrosis factor-inducible gene 6 protein: MHVLTAVFAVIFVLKETEAWGYKNGILHNSIWLEQAAGVYHRESRKGRYQLTYKEAKAVCKFEGGALATYDQLEAARQIGFHVCAAGWFDKGRVGYPIVKAGTNCGFGKVGIIDYGYRLNKSERWDVYCYNPEAKECGGVHTDQEKVLDSPGYPEEYQDEQICYWHIRVRYGQRIRLRFLDFDIEEDTACLSDYLEIFDSYDDVSGFVGRYCGDELPEDFLSTGNVMTLKFLSDSSVTAGGFQLQYIAVNSSQFSDNHTDTLS; this comes from the exons atgcatgtgttaACTGCTGTATTCGCTGTTATATTTGTCCTGAAGGAGACTGAAGCTTGGGGTTACAAGAATGGAATACTGCACAACTCTATCTGGCTGG AGCAAGCAGCTGGAGTTTACCACCGCGAATCTCGCAAGGGAAGATATCAGCTGACGTATAAGGAAGCCAAGGCTGTGTGCAAATTTGAGGGGGGGGCTCTTGCTACGTATGATCAACTGGAGGCTGCTCGACAAATTG GGTTTCACGTGTGTGCAGCTGGATGGTTTGACAAAGGACGTGTGGGCTATCCGATTGTTAAAGCTGGCACCAATTGTGGGTTTGGGAAGGTCGGAATCATTGATTACGGATACAGGCTCAACAAAAGTGAGAGGTGGGATGTCTACTGCTACAACCCTGAGG CAAAGGAGTGTGGAGGAGTGCACACAGATCAGGAGAAGGTTTTGGATTCTCCTGGTTATCCAGAAGAATACCAGGATGAGCAGATTTGCTACTGGCACATTCGTGTGCGCTACGGCCAGAGAATCCGCCTGCGATTTCTAGACTTTGACATTGAGGAGGACACAGCTTGCCTCAGTGATTACCTGGAGATCTTTGACAGCTATGATGATGTTTCTGGCTTTGTTGGCAG ATACTGTGGGGATGAACTGCCAGAGGACTTCCTAAGTACAG GAAACGTCATGACACTGAAGTTCCTCTCTGATTCTTCTGTGACGGCTGGAGGGTTTCAGCTACAGTACATCGCTGTGAACTCCTCTCAGTTCTCTGACAATCACACTGACACCTTGTCTTGA